Proteins encoded within one genomic window of Lysinibacillus sphaericus:
- a CDS encoding rhodanese-like domain-containing protein, giving the protein MKSMDTTQLLERLDANEDLYIIDVREDDEVAQGVIPGAQHIALGTIPERLDELDTTKPYIIVCKAGGRSANACAYLEAQGFDVTNLEGGMLAYDGELEFK; this is encoded by the coding sequence ATGAAATCGATGGATACAACACAATTATTAGAACGATTAGATGCAAACGAAGATCTTTACATTATTGATGTGCGAGAAGACGATGAAGTAGCACAAGGTGTTATCCCTGGTGCGCAACATATTGCACTTGGGACAATCCCTGAGCGCTTGGATGAATTAGATACGACTAAACCATATATTATCGTTTGTAAAGCAGGTGGACGTTCTGCAAATGCTTGTGCATACTTAGAAGCACAAGGCTTTGACGTAACAAACCTTGAAGGTGGCATGCTTGCTTATGATGGAGAATTAGAATTTAAATAA
- the hfq gene encoding RNA chaperone Hfq, producing the protein MKSINLQDTFLNHLRKNSVFVTVFLLNGFQLKGTVKSYDNFTVLLVDAESKQHLIYKHAISTFVPAKQVEFLEAEE; encoded by the coding sequence ATGAAATCAATCAATTTGCAAGATACGTTTTTGAACCATCTACGTAAAAACAGTGTTTTTGTAACTGTGTTTCTGTTAAACGGGTTCCAGTTAAAAGGAACTGTGAAATCCTATGATAACTTTACAGTATTATTAGTAGATGCTGAAAGTAAACAGCATCTCATTTACAAACACGCAATTTCTACATTCGTTCCAGCAAAGCAAGTCGAATTTTTAGAGGCAGAAGAATAA
- the miaA gene encoding tRNA (adenosine(37)-N6)-dimethylallyltransferase MiaA — protein MIENKIQQAEVVAIVGPTASGKTALSIELAKKYNGEIINGDSMQIYKGLDIGTAKITEEEMEGVPHHLLSFKEPTESFSVAEYQALVRSKINEIQARGKLPIIVGGSGLYVQAVLYDFQFTDEQVDDLARKAYYEELEKLGPEAMHAKLAALDPKTAETIHPNNTRRVIRALEMIELSGVSKASEEHNRGEIPLYRHLIIGLGQNMSREELYERINLRVDVMMDKGLLQEVQGLWQQNIRGVQSIQAIGYKELYDYLDGRCTLEEAIENLKQNSRRYAKRQLTYFRNKMDIHFI, from the coding sequence ATGATAGAAAATAAAATACAGCAAGCAGAGGTCGTAGCAATTGTTGGGCCAACAGCTTCAGGTAAAACAGCACTAAGCATTGAACTAGCCAAAAAGTACAATGGTGAAATTATTAATGGCGATTCCATGCAAATTTATAAAGGTTTAGATATTGGTACAGCGAAAATTACTGAAGAAGAGATGGAAGGTGTGCCACATCACTTATTAAGCTTCAAAGAGCCAACGGAATCCTTTTCAGTAGCGGAATACCAAGCATTAGTACGCTCTAAAATTAATGAAATACAGGCGCGTGGTAAGCTACCGATTATTGTTGGAGGTTCTGGCCTATATGTACAAGCAGTCCTTTATGATTTTCAATTTACAGACGAGCAGGTTGATGACCTAGCACGTAAAGCTTATTATGAGGAGCTAGAAAAGTTAGGTCCAGAAGCTATGCATGCTAAGTTAGCAGCACTTGATCCGAAAACTGCTGAAACAATTCATCCAAACAATACAAGACGTGTGATTCGAGCGTTAGAAATGATTGAATTAAGTGGTGTTTCAAAGGCGTCAGAGGAACACAATCGTGGAGAAATCCCATTGTATCGCCACTTAATTATAGGACTTGGTCAAAATATGTCTCGCGAAGAACTTTATGAGCGCATTAATCTCCGAGTGGATGTCATGATGGATAAAGGGCTACTGCAAGAAGTGCAGGGACTATGGCAACAAAATATTCGAGGTGTACAGTCGATTCAAGCGATCGGCTATAAAGAATTGTATGATTACTTAGATGGTAGATGTACATTAGAAGAAGCAATCGAAAATTTAAAGCAAAATTCTCGACGTTATGCGAAAAGACAGTTGACTTATTTCCGCAATAAAATGGATATTCATTTTATTTGA
- a CDS encoding alpha/beta fold hydrolase — protein sequence MERYMKMSDGHFVFTRILTPTIPCKGHFHILHGMAEHSGRYVNFAQILCAAGYAVSMHDQRGHGETAGYNGTLGFFAEKNGFDRVVEDAHEVMMAIHAQFADVPLMVFGHSMGSFIARRYIQLYGANVANVILCGTGSVSALHRIGHYVAQVFAMRHGKETESPLLNKLSFGSFNKQFPNPKTGYDWLCSVEQEVQKYIDDPYCGFIPSNQFFADLTAGFMVLNRKKEIEKIQKNLPILLISGSKDPVGDSGLGVYSVAEQFAAAGLQDVTVYLFEDKRHEILNEDNQQAVHQVLLRWLEKYDRK from the coding sequence ATGGAGCGTTATATGAAAATGTCTGATGGACATTTTGTGTTTACACGAATTTTGACGCCGACTATTCCCTGTAAGGGACATTTTCATATTTTACATGGTATGGCAGAGCATAGCGGTCGTTACGTAAACTTTGCACAAATTCTTTGTGCGGCTGGCTATGCCGTGTCCATGCATGATCAGCGCGGGCATGGGGAGACGGCAGGTTATAATGGCACATTAGGCTTTTTCGCTGAAAAAAATGGTTTTGATCGGGTTGTGGAAGATGCGCATGAAGTCATGATGGCTATACATGCTCAATTTGCAGATGTGCCTTTAATGGTATTCGGGCATAGTATGGGGTCCTTTATTGCTAGAAGATATATTCAACTTTATGGAGCAAATGTTGCTAACGTTATTCTTTGTGGAACAGGAAGTGTTTCAGCGTTGCATAGGATAGGACATTATGTTGCGCAAGTATTTGCAATGCGGCACGGTAAAGAAACCGAGAGCCCTTTATTAAATAAGTTGAGCTTTGGTAGCTTTAATAAGCAGTTTCCAAATCCTAAAACCGGGTATGATTGGCTATGTTCGGTAGAGCAGGAAGTGCAAAAGTATATTGACGACCCATATTGTGGCTTTATTCCAAGCAATCAATTTTTTGCTGACTTAACAGCTGGCTTTATGGTATTGAATCGAAAAAAAGAGATTGAAAAAATACAGAAAAACTTGCCGATTCTATTGATCAGCGGTAGCAAGGACCCTGTTGGTGATAGTGGTCTAGGTGTTTATTCCGTAGCTGAACAATTTGCAGCAGCAGGATTACAAGATGTTACTGTCTATTTATTTGAAGATAAACGACATGAAATTTTAAATGAAGACAATCAACAGGCGGTTCATCAAGTTTTATTACGGTGGTTAGAAAAGTATGATAGAAAATAA
- a CDS encoding glycerol-3-phosphate dehydrogenase/oxidase: MFSFEHRPKIMDYLEQYSFDVLVIGGGITGAGIALDAASRGLSVALIDKQDFAAGTSSRSTKLIHGGLRYLKQFDVGVVAEVGREREIVYDNAVHVTTPEKMLLPLYKHGTLGPFTTSVALKVYDRLAGVKKQERRTMLSAQETATLEPLLKRDELVGGGYYVEYRTDDARLTIEVLKKAVEYGALCVNYTEMTEFLYSKKKLIGAKVKDHITGKTVEVHAAQIVNATGPWVDEVRHKDKQTDKKQLRLTKGVHIVLSQKDFPLQQAVYFDIPDGRMAFAIPRDGKTYIGTTDTVYEGDPIHPTATQQDVDYLIEAAKTVFPTAEITRDTIESSWAGVRPLIFEKGKNPSEISRKDEIWTATSGLMTIAGGKLTGYRQMAETIVDKIVKTHKFKHASPCMTRELSLSGAKGINAINFPDYTAYKAREGVQYGLNYDEAKHLVQKYGTNVDALFDQVKYLHEHGSTMPLALHAMLLYGIEAEMVYTPCDFFIRRTGLLYFDIDAVKRYKQQVVQVMQQRLHYSESQRNTYIAQLEQAILDATSFPNVEV; this comes from the coding sequence ATGTTTTCATTTGAGCATCGTCCTAAAATTATGGATTATTTAGAGCAGTATAGCTTTGACGTATTAGTCATTGGAGGTGGCATTACGGGTGCGGGGATTGCACTTGATGCGGCGTCGAGAGGCTTATCAGTTGCACTAATTGACAAGCAAGACTTTGCGGCGGGTACTTCTAGCCGTTCAACAAAGCTTATTCACGGAGGTCTTCGTTATTTAAAACAATTTGATGTAGGGGTAGTGGCAGAAGTTGGGCGTGAACGTGAAATTGTATATGACAATGCTGTTCATGTAACGACACCTGAAAAGATGCTGTTACCTTTATATAAGCACGGTACACTTGGACCATTTACGACTTCGGTGGCGTTAAAGGTTTATGACAGACTAGCAGGTGTCAAAAAACAAGAACGTCGCACGATGCTAAGTGCACAAGAAACAGCCACACTAGAACCGCTTTTAAAGCGCGATGAGCTAGTTGGCGGTGGCTATTATGTAGAGTATCGGACTGACGATGCACGTTTAACAATTGAAGTGCTAAAAAAAGCGGTTGAATATGGCGCGCTTTGTGTAAACTATACAGAAATGACAGAGTTTTTATATAGCAAGAAAAAGCTGATTGGGGCAAAAGTAAAAGACCATATCACTGGAAAAACAGTGGAAGTACATGCTGCGCAAATCGTCAATGCTACTGGCCCTTGGGTAGATGAAGTACGTCATAAAGATAAGCAAACAGATAAAAAACAATTACGTTTAACAAAGGGTGTCCATATCGTTCTTAGTCAAAAGGATTTCCCATTGCAACAAGCCGTTTATTTCGATATTCCAGATGGCCGTATGGCTTTCGCTATTCCGCGAGATGGCAAAACATATATAGGAACAACAGATACAGTTTATGAAGGCGATCCAATACATCCTACTGCCACACAACAAGATGTAGATTATTTAATTGAGGCTGCTAAAACAGTATTCCCTACAGCCGAAATTACAAGAGATACAATAGAATCTTCTTGGGCAGGTGTACGTCCGCTTATTTTTGAAAAAGGCAAAAATCCTTCTGAAATTTCGCGTAAAGATGAAATATGGACAGCAACAAGCGGCTTGATGACCATTGCAGGTGGCAAGCTAACAGGCTATCGTCAAATGGCTGAAACGATCGTTGATAAAATTGTGAAAACACATAAATTTAAGCATGCAAGTCCATGTATGACACGTGAGTTGTCGCTTTCTGGTGCAAAGGGCATTAATGCGATTAATTTCCCAGACTATACTGCCTATAAAGCAAGAGAAGGTGTTCAATATGGACTGAATTATGACGAGGCGAAGCATTTAGTGCAAAAATACGGTACCAATGTTGACGCATTATTTGATCAGGTGAAATATTTACATGAGCATGGTAGTACGATGCCCCTCGCTTTACATGCGATGCTACTATACGGCATAGAAGCGGAAATGGTGTATACACCTTGTGATTTCTTTATTCGTCGTACGGGCTTACTATACTTTGATATTGATGCAGTGAAACGTTATAAACAACAAGTAGTGCAAGTGATGCAGCAGCGTTTACATTATTCAGAGTCACAAAGAAATACTTATATTGCTCAATTAGAACAAGCGATTCTAGATGCGACAAGTTTTCCTAATGTGGAGGTGTAA
- the glpK gene encoding glycerol kinase GlpK — MGEFILAIDQGTTSSRAILFDHKGEIVHVAQKEFQQYFPKAGWVEHNANEIWGSVLAVIAAVLTESGHEASEVHAIGITNQRETTVVWDKQTGQPVYNAIVWQSRQTQDIVTALKEQGHESMFQQKTGLRLDPYFSATKIKWILDNVDGARAKAEQGDLLFGTIDSWIVWRLSKGRAHITDYSNAARTLLYNIHELTWDAELCELLNIPMSMLPEVKNSSEIYTKTAPSIFFGEEIPIAGIAGDQQAALFGQTCFAKGMAKNTYGTGCFMLLNTGDQAVHSENGLLTTIAWGIDGKVTYALEGSVFVAGSAIQWLRDGLRMIRTAKDSEKYATKVADTDGVYVVPAFVGLGTPYWDTDARGAIFGLTRGTSKEHFIRATLESLAYQTKDVLDAMEEAAGTPIEVLRVDGGAVSNGLLMQFQSDILQLKVELAKLNESTALGAAYLAGLATNFWPNKEALTALWVNGQTYQPKMTVEQSKIFYAGWQRAVEATRLFKS; from the coding sequence ATGGGTGAATTTATTTTAGCAATCGATCAAGGAACAACAAGTTCAAGAGCGATATTATTTGATCATAAAGGTGAAATTGTCCATGTGGCACAAAAGGAATTTCAACAGTATTTTCCAAAGGCTGGCTGGGTTGAGCATAACGCCAATGAGATATGGGGTTCAGTACTCGCTGTTATCGCAGCTGTGTTAACAGAAAGTGGACATGAAGCAAGCGAAGTACACGCAATTGGCATTACAAATCAGCGAGAAACGACGGTTGTTTGGGATAAACAGACGGGCCAGCCTGTCTACAATGCAATCGTTTGGCAATCAAGGCAAACACAAGACATCGTGACAGCGTTGAAGGAACAGGGCCATGAAAGTATGTTTCAGCAAAAAACAGGATTACGACTGGACCCTTATTTCTCCGCAACAAAAATTAAATGGATTTTAGACAATGTTGATGGTGCACGTGCCAAGGCAGAACAAGGTGATTTACTGTTCGGTACGATTGATTCGTGGATTGTTTGGCGATTATCAAAAGGAAGGGCACATATTACGGATTATTCGAATGCGGCAAGGACTTTACTTTATAATATCCATGAACTAACATGGGACGCAGAACTTTGCGAACTTTTAAATATTCCAATGTCGATGCTGCCAGAAGTGAAAAACTCGTCAGAAATTTATACGAAAACGGCACCAAGTATATTTTTTGGTGAAGAAATTCCAATTGCAGGAATTGCCGGTGACCAGCAAGCCGCTCTTTTCGGTCAAACATGCTTTGCAAAAGGCATGGCTAAAAATACGTACGGTACCGGTTGTTTTATGTTATTAAATACGGGTGACCAAGCGGTACATTCTGAAAATGGTTTGTTGACAACGATTGCTTGGGGCATTGATGGGAAGGTAACCTATGCGTTAGAAGGCAGTGTCTTTGTGGCAGGATCAGCTATTCAGTGGTTACGTGATGGGCTTCGCATGATTCGTACCGCAAAGGACTCTGAAAAATATGCCACAAAGGTAGCTGATACCGATGGTGTTTACGTAGTTCCTGCATTTGTAGGGTTAGGCACGCCATACTGGGATACCGATGCACGCGGGGCTATTTTTGGTTTAACGCGTGGTACTTCGAAAGAACATTTTATCCGCGCAACACTTGAATCACTAGCTTACCAGACGAAAGATGTTCTTGATGCAATGGAAGAAGCGGCGGGCACACCAATTGAAGTGTTGCGAGTAGATGGTGGCGCTGTCAGTAATGGTCTATTAATGCAGTTCCAAAGTGATATTTTGCAGTTAAAGGTAGAGCTAGCAAAGCTTAATGAATCGACTGCGCTCGGGGCAGCCTATTTAGCTGGGCTAGCAACGAACTTTTGGCCAAATAAAGAGGCTTTAACAGCATTGTGGGTTAACGGGCAAACCTATCAACCGAAAATGACTGTAGAGCAAAGTAAGATTTTCTATGCAGGCTGGCAGAGAGCTGTGGAGGCTACACGTTTATTCAAATCATAG
- the mutL gene encoding DNA mismatch repair endonuclease MutL, which translates to MGKIQIMDAWLSNRIAAGEVVERPASVVKELVENAIDAGSTSIDVFLLEAGLTSIQVIDNGSGMDEEDALISFSRHATSKIHQEHDLFRIRTLGFRGEALASIASVSKMTMITSTGESGTYVELEGGHVTTQKPGPLRKGTDITVAQLFFNTPARLKYMKTIQTELGHTIDLMNRLALGNPQIAFRLLHNGQQLLQTNGRGDVQQVLAAIYGVHNAKKMVPFHGESHDYKVTGYVSLPEVTRASKNYMSLFVNGRWVKHYLVQKAIIDAYHTYLPIERFPIVALFIEGDPYLTDVNVHPAKHQIRLSKEPELLKLIEETIRGKIRDVMRVPLMEKKEKIAKPATEQLNMWKPVPQLDVEKMNAIVEKLYDAQTVQESSILPMEEPAPTVIEEHWQPIQPIETNQIEEASSNDHMDFLNEEPQIVESPMKEPKKEPFPALEVVGQIHGTYIVAQMEDGFYLIDQHAAQERIKYEFYREKVGQVNPNERQALLLPLTFHYAADEALILRENRQQLEAVGVFLEDFGQSSFVIREHPSWFPNGEEQDIIEELIEQVLTTKTADVKKMREAAAIMMSCKKSIKANHYLTKEQMVALLDDLRRADNPFTCPHGRPVLIHFTTYEVEKMFKRVM; encoded by the coding sequence ATGGGAAAAATTCAAATTATGGACGCATGGCTTTCCAATAGAATTGCTGCGGGAGAAGTAGTAGAACGACCGGCATCTGTTGTCAAGGAACTAGTCGAAAATGCGATTGATGCTGGCAGTACGTCCATTGATGTTTTTTTACTAGAAGCGGGACTCACTTCAATTCAAGTGATTGATAATGGTAGTGGGATGGATGAGGAAGATGCACTAATCTCTTTTTCACGCCATGCAACAAGTAAAATTCATCAGGAGCATGATTTATTTCGTATCCGTACGTTAGGATTTCGCGGGGAGGCATTAGCATCCATTGCATCGGTATCCAAAATGACGATGATTACTTCAACTGGCGAATCAGGCACGTATGTAGAGTTAGAAGGGGGACATGTCACAACCCAAAAGCCCGGTCCTTTACGAAAAGGAACGGATATTACAGTGGCACAGCTATTTTTCAATACCCCTGCTCGTTTAAAATATATGAAAACGATACAAACCGAGCTTGGGCATACGATAGATTTGATGAATCGGCTAGCACTCGGTAATCCACAAATTGCCTTTCGATTGCTACATAACGGTCAGCAATTATTGCAGACGAATGGACGAGGTGATGTACAGCAAGTCCTAGCAGCGATTTATGGCGTGCACAACGCCAAAAAAATGGTACCGTTTCACGGCGAGTCTCATGACTATAAGGTGACGGGTTACGTGTCTTTACCAGAGGTGACACGTGCTTCCAAAAATTATATGTCGCTGTTTGTGAATGGGCGTTGGGTCAAACATTATTTAGTGCAAAAGGCCATTATCGATGCCTATCATACGTATTTACCGATTGAACGTTTTCCAATCGTAGCGCTCTTTATTGAAGGGGATCCTTATTTAACAGACGTCAATGTCCATCCAGCCAAACACCAGATTCGTTTAAGTAAAGAACCAGAGCTACTTAAACTGATTGAAGAAACGATACGGGGCAAAATTCGCGATGTTATGCGCGTTCCACTTATGGAGAAGAAGGAAAAGATTGCAAAACCTGCAACGGAACAGCTGAACATGTGGAAGCCTGTACCGCAACTTGATGTAGAAAAAATGAATGCTATCGTTGAAAAGCTTTATGATGCGCAAACAGTTCAGGAATCTAGCATATTACCGATGGAAGAACCTGCACCTACAGTGATAGAAGAGCACTGGCAACCAATTCAACCAATCGAAACCAATCAGATAGAAGAAGCGTCATCAAACGACCATATGGACTTTTTAAATGAGGAGCCTCAAATAGTAGAATCTCCAATGAAAGAGCCTAAAAAAGAACCATTTCCTGCGCTTGAAGTAGTAGGACAAATACATGGCACTTATATTGTTGCGCAAATGGAGGACGGTTTTTATTTAATCGACCAGCATGCAGCGCAAGAACGTATTAAATATGAGTTTTACCGTGAAAAAGTAGGACAAGTAAATCCAAATGAACGGCAAGCATTATTACTGCCATTGACCTTCCATTATGCAGCAGACGAGGCACTGATTCTGCGTGAAAATAGACAGCAGCTAGAGGCCGTTGGTGTGTTTTTAGAGGATTTTGGACAGTCATCATTTGTTATTCGTGAGCATCCTAGCTGGTTTCCAAATGGCGAGGAACAGGACATCATTGAGGAGTTAATCGAGCAAGTTTTGACCACAAAAACAGCAGATGTCAAAAAAATGCGGGAGGCGGCAGCCATTATGATGAGCTGTAAAAAGTCTATCAAGGCCAATCATTATTTGACGAAAGAGCAAATGGTTGCGTTATTAGATGATTTACGTAGAGCGGATAATCCGTTTACTTGTCCACATGGTCGGCCGGTGTTAATCCATTTTACAACCTATGAAGTGGAAAAAATGTTTAAACGGGTAATGTAA
- the mutS gene encoding DNA mismatch repair protein MutS, translated as MTTYTPMMQQYLQVKEDYQDAFLFFRLGDFYEMFFEDAINASQLLEITLTSRDAGAKERIPMCGVPHHSAKNYIETLVQKGYKVAICEQTEDPKQAKGVVKREVVQLITPGTIMEGKALDGKSNHYIGAAEQLDATTFGYAYLDLSTGEAIASSIEGDGKALLMQMQAYGIRELIVTESLQLLLAEHAINVGIVLSVEEDEMAMDKAASYLEAVPATIQVACLRLLHYIDKTQMRSLSHIQAFTFNEMKNYLRIDSSSKRNLELIQSIRGGDQKGTLLWLLDDTVTAMGGRKLKQWLHQPLASRSAIEARLAMVSDLLEEYFVRSELQSSLKQVYDLERLAGRVAFGNVGGRDLAQLRDSLRQVPIIQQQLIGAQKETLQKLGATLDTCADVEALLARAITDNPPITIKEGDVIRDGYNERLDELRYASRNGKDWIAQLEQEERTKTGIKNLKIGYNRIFGYYIEITKSNIHLADLTRYERKQTLANAERYITQELKEKEALILNAEEESLALEYNLFVEIREQLKSYIPRVQALAASISELDVLLSFASVSEKYRFTKPEFHAGRALEIIEGRHPVVEKMLNKQMYVPNDCVLEENHNMMLITGPNMSGKSTYMRQVALIVVMAQMGCYVPAEKARLPITDQIFTRIGAADDLAAGQSTFMVEMLESQHAIMHATENSLMLFDEIGRGTSTYDGMSLAQSMMEYIHDKIGANTLFSTHYHELTALEKDLPRLQNVHVSATEKNGTVVFLHKVKKGAADKSYGIHVAQLAQLPEEILSRARILLENFEAGKALPVSQEVVEQPVQMSLFTEQEPLPSAEAEVLRNLEKVNILGTSPMQAMNILYELQQQLVNAKK; from the coding sequence ATGACAACCTATACACCAATGATGCAACAATATTTGCAAGTCAAGGAAGATTATCAGGATGCTTTTTTATTTTTTAGATTAGGTGACTTTTACGAAATGTTTTTTGAAGATGCCATTAATGCATCACAACTATTAGAAATTACATTAACGAGTCGAGATGCAGGTGCCAAGGAGCGTATTCCGATGTGTGGCGTGCCACATCACTCGGCTAAAAATTATATAGAAACACTTGTGCAAAAAGGTTATAAAGTTGCAATTTGTGAGCAAACAGAGGATCCAAAGCAAGCAAAGGGCGTAGTCAAACGTGAAGTAGTCCAACTGATTACTCCCGGTACCATTATGGAAGGGAAGGCGCTAGATGGTAAAAGCAATCATTACATTGGCGCAGCAGAACAGCTGGATGCTACTACATTTGGCTATGCCTACTTGGATTTATCTACAGGTGAAGCGATTGCCTCATCCATTGAGGGGGATGGGAAAGCCCTTCTTATGCAAATGCAGGCATATGGTATTCGAGAATTAATCGTGACGGAGAGCTTACAGCTTTTGTTAGCAGAACATGCAATCAATGTCGGCATTGTACTATCCGTTGAAGAAGACGAAATGGCGATGGACAAAGCAGCCAGCTATTTAGAAGCAGTGCCAGCAACTATACAAGTGGCCTGCCTGCGATTACTTCATTATATAGATAAGACACAAATGCGGTCACTTTCGCATATTCAAGCCTTTACCTTTAATGAAATGAAAAACTATTTACGTATTGACTCTAGTTCGAAACGAAATTTAGAGCTTATACAATCCATTCGTGGCGGCGACCAAAAAGGTACGTTGTTATGGCTATTAGATGACACCGTTACTGCAATGGGGGGGCGCAAGCTGAAACAATGGCTACATCAACCATTAGCCTCACGTTCAGCTATTGAGGCAAGACTTGCAATGGTCAGTGATTTATTAGAAGAATATTTTGTAAGATCAGAATTACAATCTTCCTTAAAACAAGTCTATGATTTAGAACGTTTAGCGGGTCGTGTAGCTTTCGGTAATGTAGGCGGTCGTGACTTAGCACAGCTTCGTGATTCATTACGTCAAGTTCCAATTATTCAACAACAGCTAATTGGAGCACAAAAAGAAACATTGCAAAAGCTAGGGGCAACACTCGATACATGTGCGGACGTTGAAGCTTTATTAGCGCGTGCTATAACAGATAATCCGCCGATTACCATTAAAGAAGGCGATGTGATTCGTGATGGTTATAACGAACGATTAGATGAACTTCGCTATGCATCTCGCAATGGGAAGGACTGGATTGCCCAGTTAGAACAGGAAGAACGTACAAAAACAGGCATTAAAAACTTGAAAATTGGCTATAACCGCATTTTTGGCTACTATATAGAAATTACAAAGTCCAATATTCATTTGGCGGATTTAACACGCTATGAACGGAAGCAAACACTTGCAAATGCAGAGCGTTACATTACGCAGGAATTAAAAGAAAAAGAGGCACTTATTTTGAATGCAGAGGAAGAAAGCTTAGCTTTAGAGTACAACCTCTTCGTTGAAATTCGTGAACAATTAAAATCATATATTCCACGGGTACAAGCACTAGCTGCGAGTATAAGTGAATTAGATGTATTGCTTAGCTTTGCAAGCGTCTCAGAAAAATATCGTTTTACAAAGCCAGAATTTCACGCGGGTCGTGCGCTAGAAATTATTGAAGGTCGTCACCCTGTAGTTGAGAAAATGCTCAATAAGCAAATGTATGTACCGAATGATTGCGTACTTGAAGAAAATCACAATATGATGCTCATTACTGGGCCGAATATGTCCGGTAAAAGTACATATATGCGCCAAGTTGCTCTGATTGTTGTAATGGCACAAATGGGATGCTATGTACCAGCGGAAAAGGCACGATTACCAATTACAGATCAAATTTTCACACGGATTGGAGCTGCAGATGATTTAGCTGCTGGACAATCAACATTTATGGTAGAAATGCTAGAATCACAGCATGCGATTATGCATGCCACTGAAAATAGCTTAATGCTGTTTGATGAAATTGGTCGAGGTACTTCTACGTATGATGGAATGAGTCTTGCGCAATCCATGATGGAATATATTCATGACAAAATAGGTGCCAATACCCTTTTCTCGACGCATTATCATGAATTGACAGCTTTAGAAAAGGATTTACCTCGATTACAAAATGTGCATGTTTCTGCCACTGAAAAGAATGGCACGGTTGTCTTTTTACACAAGGTGAAAAAGGGAGCGGCCGATAAGTCTTATGGCATTCATGTGGCGCAATTGGCACAATTACCAGAGGAAATTTTATCGAGAGCTCGTATATTGCTCGAAAACTTTGAAGCAGGAAAAGCATTACCGGTATCACAAGAGGTCGTTGAACAGCCCGTGCAAATGTCATTATTTACGGAACAAGAGCCGTTGCCTTCAGCTGAGGCTGAAGTATTGAGAAACTTGGAGAAGGTGAATATCCTTGGTACTTCACCAATGCAGGCTATGAATATCTTATACGAATTACAACAGCAATTAGTCAACGCTAAAAAATAA
- the cotE gene encoding outer spore coat protein CotE, whose product MKRVEGGIALKRLRQIVTKAVVAKGKKRTEERVTLCPTNKPTSILGCWVINHTCSAKKVGKFVEVSGKFDVNVWYAYSNHSKTAVFSETVHYKDKVKLHFRDGEVTVGDDVRVRVIQEPNCMEAIISPCGTKFEIVVERETIVEVMGEMTICISVHPLDFEEEWSFNDESSSSSSSSSSSSSSSSSSSSSSDGRFVLESSSFPDERPR is encoded by the coding sequence GTGAAAAGAGTCGAAGGAGGAATTGCGCTGAAACGTTTACGACAAATCGTGACGAAAGCAGTAGTTGCCAAAGGGAAGAAGAGAACAGAAGAACGTGTAACGTTATGTCCAACAAATAAACCGACGAGCATTCTCGGTTGCTGGGTAATCAACCATACTTGTTCAGCAAAAAAAGTCGGTAAATTTGTAGAAGTGTCAGGAAAGTTTGATGTTAATGTATGGTATGCTTATAGTAATCATTCGAAAACAGCAGTGTTTTCAGAAACGGTTCACTATAAAGATAAGGTAAAGCTGCATTTTAGAGATGGCGAAGTAACAGTTGGCGATGATGTACGTGTGCGTGTGATACAAGAACCAAATTGCATGGAAGCGATAATTTCTCCATGTGGCACGAAATTTGAAATTGTAGTAGAGCGTGAGACGATTGTCGAAGTAATGGGTGAAATGACAATTTGCATTAGTGTACATCCGCTAGATTTCGAAGAGGAATGGAGCTTTAATGACGAAAGCTCATCTTCATCTTCATCGTCATCCTCGTCTAGTTCTAGTTCTAGTTCGTCTAGCTCAAGCAGCGATGGTAGGTTTGTTTTAGAGTCCTCATCGTTTCCTGATGAACGACCAAGATAA